The proteins below come from a single Columba livia isolate bColLiv1 breed racing homer chromosome 28, bColLiv1.pat.W.v2, whole genome shotgun sequence genomic window:
- the LOC102095222 gene encoding ras-related protein Rab-13 isoform X2, which translates to MAKAYDHLFKLLLIGDSGVGKTCLIIRFAEDNFTSTYISTIGIDFKIRTVDIDGKKIKLQVWDTAGQERFKTITTAYYRGAVGIILVYDITDAKSFENIQNWMKSIKENASAGVERLLIGNKCDMEAKRKVQRDEAEKLAKEHGIRFFETSAKSSVNVEEAFSTLARDILQKSSRKAAPSSNRPLLESGPPRKAGASPVAATPCWRLEDFVVAQECARCSSFQAKTLPECSRTGFIEKINCATSKREEYKSCRSAVMEARVFWRFVGSMMCVAAVFAVLVVWRQRVLDRKALEKVRKQIESI; encoded by the exons ATGGCCAAGGCCTACGACCACCTCTTCAAGCTGCTGCTCATCGGGGACAGCGGCGTGGGCAAGACCTGCCTCATCATCCGCTTCGCCGAGGACAACTTCACCAGCACCTACATCTCCACCATCG GGATCGACTTCAAAATCCGCACGGTGGACATCGACGGGAAGAAGATCAAGCTGCAGGTCTG GGACACGGCGGGACAAGAGCGCTTCAAAACCATCACGACGGCTTATTACCGCGGTGCTGTG GGCATCATCCTGGTGTACGACATCACCGACGCGAAATCCTTCGAGAATATCCAGAACTGGATGAAGAGCATCAAGGAG AATGCATCCGCCGGGGTCGAGCGTCTCCTCATCGGCAACAAGTGTGACATGGAGGCCAAGCGCAAGGTGCAGCGGGACGAGGCTGAGAAG CTGGCGAAGGAGCACGGGATCCGCTTCTTCGAGACCAGCGCCAAGTCCAGCGTGAACGTGGAGGAG gcCTTCAGCACGCTGGCGCGGGACATCCTGCAGAAATCCTCCCGGAAAGCC GCCCCCAGCAGCAACAGGCCCCTGCTGGAGTCCGGCCCTCCGAGGAAGGCCGGGG CGAGCCCGGTGGCGGCCACGCCGTGCTGGCGGCTGGAGGACTTCGTGGTGGCCCAGGAGTGCGCCCGCTGCTCCAGCTTCCAGGCG AAGACGTTACCGGAGTGCAGCCGCACCGGCTTCATTGAGAAGATCAACTGTGCCACCTCCAAGAGGGAAGAGTACAAGAG CTGCCGCTCGGCTGTGATGGAGGCTCGCGTCTTCTGGAGGTTCGTGGGCTCCATGATGTGCGTGGCCGCCGTCTTTGCCGTGCTGGTGGTTTGGCGGCAGCGCGTGCTGGACAGGAAGGCGCTGGAGAAGGTCCGCAAGCAGATCGAGTCCATTTAG
- the LOC102095222 gene encoding ras-related protein Rab-8B isoform X1: MAKAYDHLFKLLLIGDSGVGKTCLIIRFAEDNFTSTYISTIGIDFKIRTVDIDGKKIKLQVWDTAGQERFKTITTAYYRGAVGIILVYDITDAKSFENIQNWMKSIKENASAGVERLLIGNKCDMEAKRKVQRDEAEKLAKEHGIRFFETSAKSSVNVEEAFSTLARDILQKSSRKAAPSSNRPLLESGPPRKAGGPAPPVSPSCPRASRWRRSRSSGSRSRSGNPAAPMGPRGLSGPRCCALCAVLGALAGLALYRPAAAAMVANDERRSASPVAATPCWRLEDFVVAQECARCSSFQAKTLPECSRTGFIEKINCATSKREEYKSCRSAVMEARVFWRFVGSMMCVAAVFAVLVVWRQRVLDRKALEKVRKQIESI, encoded by the exons ATGGCCAAGGCCTACGACCACCTCTTCAAGCTGCTGCTCATCGGGGACAGCGGCGTGGGCAAGACCTGCCTCATCATCCGCTTCGCCGAGGACAACTTCACCAGCACCTACATCTCCACCATCG GGATCGACTTCAAAATCCGCACGGTGGACATCGACGGGAAGAAGATCAAGCTGCAGGTCTG GGACACGGCGGGACAAGAGCGCTTCAAAACCATCACGACGGCTTATTACCGCGGTGCTGTG GGCATCATCCTGGTGTACGACATCACCGACGCGAAATCCTTCGAGAATATCCAGAACTGGATGAAGAGCATCAAGGAG AATGCATCCGCCGGGGTCGAGCGTCTCCTCATCGGCAACAAGTGTGACATGGAGGCCAAGCGCAAGGTGCAGCGGGACGAGGCTGAGAAG CTGGCGAAGGAGCACGGGATCCGCTTCTTCGAGACCAGCGCCAAGTCCAGCGTGAACGTGGAGGAG gcCTTCAGCACGCTGGCGCGGGACATCCTGCAGAAATCCTCCCGGAAAGCC GCCCCCAGCAGCAACAGGCCCCTGCTGGAGTCCGGCCCTCCGAGGAAGGCCGGGG gccccgcccctcccgTTTCTCCCAGCTGTCCCCGCGCGTCAAGATGGCGGCGCTCCCGGAGCTCCgggtcccggtcccggtccgGTAATCCCGCCGCTCCCATGGGGCCCCGCGGTCTCTCCGGGCCGCGCTGCTGCGCCCTCTGCGCCGTGCTGGGCGCCCTGGCGGGGCTCGCTCTCTACaggccggcggcggcggcaatGGTGGCGAACGACGAGAGGCGCTCGG CGAGCCCGGTGGCGGCCACGCCGTGCTGGCGGCTGGAGGACTTCGTGGTGGCCCAGGAGTGCGCCCGCTGCTCCAGCTTCCAGGCG AAGACGTTACCGGAGTGCAGCCGCACCGGCTTCATTGAGAAGATCAACTGTGCCACCTCCAAGAGGGAAGAGTACAAGAG CTGCCGCTCGGCTGTGATGGAGGCTCGCGTCTTCTGGAGGTTCGTGGGCTCCATGATGTGCGTGGCCGCCGTCTTTGCCGTGCTGGTGGTTTGGCGGCAGCGCGTGCTGGACAGGAAGGCGCTGGAGAAGGTCCGCAAGCAGATCGAGTCCATTTAG
- the RPS27 gene encoding small ribosomal subunit protein eS27, which translates to MPLAKDLLHPSPEEEKRKHKKKRLVQSPNSYFMDVKCPGCYKITTVFSHAQTVVLCVGCSTVLCQPTGGKARLTEGCSFRRKQH; encoded by the exons ATGCCT TTGGCCAAGGACCTTCTGCACCCTTCCCCGGAGGAGGAGAAGCGCAAACACAAGAAGAAGCGGCTCGTCCAGAGCCCCAATTCCTACTTCATGGACGTCAAGTGCCCGG GTTGCTACAAGATCACGACGGTGTTCAGCCACGCTCAGACCGTCGTTCTGTGCGTGGGTTGCTCCACCGTGTTGTGCCAACCCACGGGGGGCAAGGCCAGGCTGACAGAAG GTTGCTCCTTCAGACGAAAGCAGCACTAA